CACCCGGGCGGCGGTGTCGTCCGCGTCGTCGACGGCGAAGTACGGGGTCCAGGCCACCGGGACGCCGAGGCGCGGGGCCAGCGCACCGATTCCGGCGACCGGTACGCCGTCCTGCAGCGCGACGGAGAATCCCTCGCCGAGGCGGGTCGGGCGAAATTTCCAGCCCAGTACGGCGCCGTAGAACTGATGGGCGGAATCGAGATCGCGTGCCATCAGGGTGACCCAGCACGGCGCGCCGAACACCTCATGGCTTGACGTCGACACCGGCACCGACCTCCCTCGACCTCCCCCGACCCACACTAGCCCGGGGCCGGGTGACCGGCTCCGAGGCTGGGCCGCTCGTGTCACGGGCAAGGCCGCGGCCGCGGCCGAGAAACAGCGTACGGCGTACGGGGTCCGGGTGAGGTGCGGATGCGGGCAGCGGCCGCGCGGCCGGACGTGGCCTCTTGATCCCTGTGACGCGTGGGGCCGCTGAGTCCGGGAAGGAAGGCACGTATGCCGGAAGTCATCGTCACCGTACGCTCGCTCGTCCGCCGCCGTCGGGAACCTGTCGTCGTACAGGCCTTCCGGTCGACGGCGGCAGCCGTGGTGTCCTACGTCGTCGCGCTCTGGCTGAGCAGCGAACCGGCGCCGCTGACCGCACCACTGACGGCGTTGCTCGTCGTCCAGGTGACGCTCTACACCACCCTCACCACCGGTATCCGCCGGGTGAACTCGGTCGTCGCGGGCGTCCTGGTAGCCATCGGGTTCAGCGCCCTCGTCGGTCTCACCTGGTGGAGCCTGGGCCTGGTCATCCTCACCTCGCTCGTCGTGGGTCATCTGGTGCGGGTCGACGAGTTCGTGCCCGAGGTCGCGATCAGCGCGATGCTGGTGCTCGGGGTGACACAGGTGGCGGCCACTGCCTGGGACCGCGTGCTGGAGACCCTGATCGGAGCCGTCGTGGGGCTCCTGTTCAACCTCTTCCTCGCACCACCCGTATGGGTGGCGCCGGCAAGCGAAGCGATCACCTCGCTCGCCGGCCGCATGCGTGACCTGCTGGTCCACATCGGCGACGAGCTGGACCAGCACACGCCCGTGGAGCAGGCGGCAGCACGACTGCACGAGGCCCGGCGGCTGGACAACGACATCGCGCACGTGGACTCGGCGCTGCGGCAGGCCGAGGACAGCCTGCGGCTCAATCCCCGGGTGAAGGAGGCGCTCCTCTTCCGCCTGGTGCTCCGTACGGGACTCGACACGCTGGAGATCTGCGCCGTGGTCCTGCGGGTCTGCTGCCGCACGCTGACCGACCTGGCCACGACGCGCACGGACGGTCCGCTCTTCCCGGAACACGTCGCGCAGGCGCTGCGAGAGCTGTTCGTGCACATGGGGATCGCGCTCGAGAACTTCGCCGTACTGATCACCGCGCAGATCACCGCGAGTGCGCAGGAGGCGGAACTCCGGCTGGCTCAGGAGCTCGCGGCGGCCCGGATCAGCCGCGACCGGGCCGCGCATCTTCTGCAGGAGGAGGCGCGCTCGCGGCCGGAGACGTGGCAGTTGTACGGGGCCCTGCTCGCGGAAGCCGACCGGGTACTGGACGAACTGGGGGTGGAGAAGCGCTCCGAACGGCTCGTGGAGGAGCTCGACCGGCACTCGCGCACGGCGCGCGCCCGGCGCCCGCAGCTCCAGCGGCTGTGGCGGGGCCGCGCCAGCTAACGGCACCACTGGACCGGGGTGTAGTTGTGGACGAAGCGGGCCGCGACCCAGCCGGGCTTGCCGTGCAGCCGGTACCAGATGTTGTTGCCCTCCACCCAGGAGCCCTTGGCCTGGCAGGACAGCTCGACCTTCTCGTTCGGGCCCAGCGTTCCGATCACCTTCGCCGAAGTCGTCGGCGTGTTCCGTACGTGGAGGGGGGCGCGGGCGACCACCACGCCCTTCACGTGGGCGTCCCGGGCGCCCGCGGCAGGCGTGGCCGGTCCGGGCGCGGCCTCCGCCGCTGCCGCCGGCACCCCCTGGAGCAGCAGCCCCAGGCCCACCGCCGCCATCGCCACCGCCGCCTGCATGTTCCGCTGCCCCATGCGCTGCTCCCGTTCCGTGGTGCGTGAACGCCCCGGACTGCCTTGCGCGGCCGGGCCTGCGATCGACACTGCCTCGGCAACGGCCGTCGGGTCCCGGCGGCATGCCGCCCACTCACCCGTACGGCGCAGCGACTTCGCCGCACGTCGGAACTGCACCCGGCATGGCGCATCCCCGGCGGGACACCCGCCCTGCCGGGGACCACACGCGCGGGCCGCACGGGCCCGCGTCACCAGTAGTGCTTGCGGCCTCCGACCGCGTGCCCGACGGCGCCGAGCAGCCAGAGGACCAGGCCCACCACGACGAGGATCAGGCCGATCGTCCACAGAATCGAGATTCCGGTGACGAATCCTATGACCAGCAGGATCACTCCGAGGACAATCACGACAACCTCCCGGTGCCCCGGCACTTGAGTGCACCAGGACACCCTGCGTCTACCATGAATGCCGCATTTCATGCCTCGAAGCGAAAGCGAAGGCGAGGCGCGAGGTGCCGCCCCCGCACCCTCACGGTTCGGAGTAGCTGAAGTCGCCCATCGTCCAGGCGCTGACGTCCTTGATCGCGATCCGGTACATGCCGCCGGTCTCGGGGATGCCCACGGTGCCCTGGAGGATCCTGGCGACGTGGAAGTGCAAGTAGGAGGGGGAATGTGGTGCGCTGCGCGGGGGGACGTCCGTCCCGTCGGCCCCTTCGGCATCCATGAAGAGGCTCGCGAACGGACCGAGCCGGTCCGAATCCGCCAGGACTTCGGCCACCCGCCGCCGCCATACGCTCTCGGGAGCGAGGCGGCCGGTGATCACGGCGCCCTGCACCAGCACGGTCAACGACATCTGATTGGTCTGCTGCGACTCCACCGCGGCGGCGATGGCAACCAGCAGGTCGTCAGGCTTCGACATGGGCAGGAATGCTACAAGCTCCGCCGCGGAACCCGGGCGTGTCCCCCCGTGCGGCGAGACGGGGCGCGGCGTCAGCCGGTGAAACCGACGTGCACGTGGTCGTGGTGCGTGTCGTCGGAGAAGAACTGGTTCGGCGTGGCTCCGCCCGAAAGGCGTACGGGGCCGCCGACGTTGTACGAGCCCGTGGCCGCTGCCGAGCGCATGAACGCGGTGATCAGGCTGCGCGGGGTCGCGGGGTCGACGATCGGACGGCCGTCGATGCCCCAGACGTCGAAGGCCCGCCCGAGCGGGTGGTCGCTCGGCCGGCTCGTGCCGAACACGTTGAGCGGGTGCCCCGACCGGACCACGCTGAGCGACATCCGGTAGGTCTCGGCGAGCCGGAGCATCGCGCGCAGCACGTTCTCGT
The Streptomyces sp. NBC_01296 DNA segment above includes these coding regions:
- a CDS encoding FUSC family protein; the encoded protein is MPEVIVTVRSLVRRRREPVVVQAFRSTAAAVVSYVVALWLSSEPAPLTAPLTALLVVQVTLYTTLTTGIRRVNSVVAGVLVAIGFSALVGLTWWSLGLVILTSLVVGHLVRVDEFVPEVAISAMLVLGVTQVAATAWDRVLETLIGAVVGLLFNLFLAPPVWVAPASEAITSLAGRMRDLLVHIGDELDQHTPVEQAAARLHEARRLDNDIAHVDSALRQAEDSLRLNPRVKEALLFRLVLRTGLDTLEICAVVLRVCCRTLTDLATTRTDGPLFPEHVAQALRELFVHMGIALENFAVLITAQITASAQEAELRLAQELAAARISRDRAAHLLQEEARSRPETWQLYGALLAEADRVLDELGVEKRSERLVEELDRHSRTARARRPQLQRLWRGRAS
- a CDS encoding SH3 domain-containing protein — protein: MGQRNMQAAVAMAAVGLGLLLQGVPAAAAEAAPGPATPAAGARDAHVKGVVVARAPLHVRNTPTTSAKVIGTLGPNEKVELSCQAKGSWVEGNNIWYRLHGKPGWVAARFVHNYTPVQWCR
- a CDS encoding DUF6131 family protein, with amino-acid sequence MIVLGVILLVIGFVTGISILWTIGLILVVVGLVLWLLGAVGHAVGGRKHYW